AAGAAATTATTGTTATTTTCCAAAATACATCCCTGTCTAAAATATACTACAAATAGGGACTTCAACTATATGATTAATTTATGGTAATTCCCATAGCAACAACCTTTTATATAATAGTTTAATGTTTAAGCTATTGATTTTCCTATGATTAAATCATTCTGCGTAAGTACTGTTATTTAAAACACTAAGCGCTGTTTCTGATAAACTATGTGAAGCTATTAATCATCTTATAGATAATAAAACTATTGTAAAATCTATTACAGGGTGGGATTGGATAATATCGCCACTTTCAAAACATAATTAGTATCACCATTTTTCTCCAGATAATTTATATATTCCAGCAAGTAACACTAACTGATTGTGGTGTGTCCTATATTTTTAGGTAAAAACAGTACTTCGATTACCGGGAATATCATCAACAAGCCAAGGAAAACAAAGCCCAATTCATATGCGGTGTGAATAGAGAAGTAAAATTGCAGTATATCCACAACAACGGTAACCAGTGATATCCCCAGCCCCTGAGCTAATGTCATGACGACAACATTCAATGTATTTGCGCTGTTTCGATCTTGAGGTGCTATTTCAGAAAAACTCAGGCCATTATAACTTGTTAAGGCCAATGAACGCCCTACACCTGAGACCAAGGCAAGAAACATAATATAAACAGGAAAAGTATTGGAGCGAATAAATGCTAAAGCAACCGATGTAATAAATACCATTCCGAAGGATGACAACAGAGCGCTGCGGTAGCCCAGTTTGCGAATAATTGCATTGGTAAAAGGTTTAATGCCAATGTTTCCAATAAAAATGAACAGCACATAACTACCTGCTTTGACGGCGGACCAATGAAAAACTGTTTGTAAAAAAACGGTTAGTATGTAGGGCAATGCCCCAACACACAGCCACAAAACCGAACCGCTTGTCTGACAAATCCGAAAGGAAGTTACTTTTAATGCTTGAATTGAGAATAATGGATTTTCTGTTTTTTTCAAATGTTTAAAAACTATGAGACCCAATATTACACCTACGGCTATCAAGCCCATTGCACTAACCCAATAATTTTTGCCATGTGTAGCCAGTTCCGCTCCAACTAAAATTACACCTGATGCAAAGGTAATCTCTATAAATCCTAAAAGATCAAAATCGTTTTTCGTTTTACCATCATCGGCGTCGATCCATTTGATACCCAATAAAGCGATTATGAAACCGATTGGAACGTTAATCAGGAAAATCCATTGCCAGCTCCAGTAAGTCACGATAAACCCACCGACCAGCGGTGCAATAGCGGGTGCTATTAATGCAGGCCAAATGAGGTAACTAACCATTTTTAATAACTTTGAAGCCGGTGTCTTTTCTAGGACAATCAGTCTTGCCGTGGGGGTCATCAGAGAGCCTGAAATGCCTTGTATGATTCTCGTTAATAAAAGGAAAAGGAAGTTAGGCGCTAAGGCATTTGTTAACGAGCTAAGAGTAAAGATTATTACAGCAATGATCCAGATTTTCTTTTTTCCAAATCGTTTGGCCATCCATCCACTCAACGGAATAAAAATGGCCGAGGTAATTAAATACGCGCTTACGAGTAGAGCGGTGGTTGCTGCACCTGTATGAAAATATTGAGACATTTTTGGTAGTGCAGTGGTTACGATTGTTCCGTCCAGCATTTCCATAAAGAGACTGGCAGCCATTAATATGGCGATTCTTATTTCTTTTGACATTCTATTACCGTCCTTTCTTTAATTCTTTCTTAAATTTGTTAATCCACTCAATTGTAACGTCAGCTTGGTTTAACAACAGCTGAAATTTCTTGCTTGCATACCAGTGATCTCTTGAATTTTCTTTCGCTAATTTGTTAAGTGCTTGCCGCGCATCCTGAATGATATCTTTTTGCTCTTGATAGAATTTATCTAACAATTGCATCTGTTCATTTAAAGAAAGGTGCTGCATTACATTGAGCTTTATCAGATAAAGATCAGCACTATGTGCACCATCAGGAACAGGCATTTTCATGAGTTCAAAAAAACGCTTTTCCCCTTTTTTGGTAATGGAAGCGATTTTTTTGGTCTTTCCGTTTGATTCTACATTCGTCATCTCCAGAAAACCTTCATTTCTTAATTTTTCAAGCAAAGGATAAAGTACCCCATAGCTAATTTTACGATGACGACCTAAAAAAATTTGCAATCCATTACGGAGGTCGTAACCGCTTTGCGGTTCCTCCATTAATTCACCCAAAATAAAGAGTTCATTAATCATTATGATTCCTCCTTGTTATATATCTAAAAGATATAGCCATTATATATCTTTTAGATATATAATGCAAGTGGTTCTCAGCAAGAGTTTGTGTCAAGTTCTAGTGGGCAATTTATTTTTTGAATTTTTCCATTACAACTTTAGTTAAAAATTTCATTTTCAAAGGGCTTCGCCCGCAACCCGAAAGGGCGTACTTATCCCCTTAACTTTTTGTCCGGAATTTTAAACTTATCTATAAATAAGTTCACTAAAATTTCTCCGCTCAAAAATACTCTGTATTGCTTTTCTTTGCTTTCCTATTTACGTCAGCTGCTGTTAGTGGGATCATTTCTGTTATTGTCTCTAATTTATCCTCTGGAATAACTTCAGAACATACTTCATCAATTACATTGCATATCCTCTTACTTGCTTTTTCTGCTAATATCTTGGGCAGGTTATTGGCACCTTTAATAGACCAACTCATCATACTCCTGAGCTTAATCCTATTGAAATGATTTGGAATGAAATTCGTGAGAAGTTTTTTAAAAATAAATTATTTAAATCACTAAGTGCTGTTTCTGATAAACTATGTGAAGCTATTAATCATCTTATAGATAATAAAACTATTGTAAAATGGGGTATGGCAACGATTCGTGTAAAAAACAGACATAAGACTGTATTTCACATTTTTTAATTTATTATTATTTTAGTTAGTATTATCAATACAATAATTATACTTTAGCTAACGGCCATTGAGTAAAAAAATAAGAGCTTTATCATTTAGTAATTAAACCGTAGATATATCAGTGCTTTGCACTGATATTATATATTTTTTTGAGTTAGAACTATTTAGTATTAATTCTAACTCAGAATGTTTTGATAAAAATTTTTTATTTACACGTATTGTATCTGTTAACTCAATATTCTTTATTAGACAAAATAAGCACCCTAAATAACGGATACCTATTTTACATAGTAGTTAAATTTTTTATTCATCTATGATTATATTCTTTCTTCCATTGCTGCAGATCCTTAATATTAGGTTTTTTATGATATGCCTTACAATAATCTATATAAGCCATAAATATTGATAAGCTCATATATTATCACTGCCTATGTTTCTTTTCCTCTGCTGCCTTTTTCCTATCATAACACCATAATTAAAACAATCTATAGCTAATGAAGAAAGTCCCAA
The genomic region above belongs to Clostridium sp. AWRP and contains:
- a CDS encoding PadR family transcriptional regulator, with protein sequence MINELFILGELMEEPQSGYDLRNGLQIFLGRHRKISYGVLYPLLEKLRNEGFLEMTNVESNGKTKKIASITKKGEKRFFELMKMPVPDGAHSADLYLIKLNVMQHLSLNEQMQLLDKFYQEQKDIIQDARQALNKLAKENSRDHWYASKKFQLLLNQADVTIEWINKFKKELKKGR
- a CDS encoding MFS transporter, whose product is MSKEIRIAILMAASLFMEMLDGTIVTTALPKMSQYFHTGAATTALLVSAYLITSAIFIPLSGWMAKRFGKKKIWIIAVIIFTLSSLTNALAPNFLFLLLTRIIQGISGSLMTPTARLIVLEKTPASKLLKMVSYLIWPALIAPAIAPLVGGFIVTYWSWQWIFLINVPIGFIIALLGIKWIDADDGKTKNDFDLLGFIEITFASGVILVGAELATHGKNYWVSAMGLIAVGVILGLIVFKHLKKTENPLFSIQALKVTSFRICQTSGSVLWLCVGALPYILTVFLQTVFHWSAVKAGSYVLFIFIGNIGIKPFTNAIIRKLGYRSALLSSFGMVFITSVALAFIRSNTFPVYIMFLALVSGVGRSLALTSYNGLSFSEIAPQDRNSANTLNVVVMTLAQGLGISLVTVVVDILQFYFSIHTAYELGFVFLGLLMIFPVIEVLFLPKNIGHTTIS